In Methanosarcina siciliae T4/M, one genomic interval encodes:
- a CDS encoding IS110 family RNA-guided transposase: protein MEGEINKSCGLDIHKRFVIATILSRSGEKQLQRFDRDDDGILALKNWVTSEKCDVVACESTSDFWVPIYEALIDHLPVIVGNARDMKAFTHKKTDKIDSEVIAQLALNKMVQPSRVFPKRHREFRSYVRLRLTLVRKRTDIKNEAHAILSSEMLHLGDVLTDIFGKNGRAILAGISSGKNVDQIIESLSPNVRKKGVQIREILDREISQSAAIRLQICLDLIKHLDDEIEVLEREIFNYAYQKHKREMEILLSVPGIGEIGAATLIAEIGNFSDFLSGDKLASWLGLVPNVYQSADKYHNGRITKRGSKVARWILTQIAQAAARKKNSKLKEFFNRKKKTIGHAKAIIALARKIATIVWHLITKDEMYEDETGYEKGEVKKRKIVETEIFSVDERITIISGIIAMMGKKDGEST, encoded by the coding sequence TTGGAAGGGGAAATAAACAAATCTTGTGGTTTAGACATTCACAAACGTTTTGTTATTGCTACTATTCTGAGTAGATCAGGTGAAAAACAGCTACAGCGTTTTGATAGAGATGATGATGGAATTTTAGCCCTTAAAAATTGGGTAACATCAGAGAAATGTGATGTTGTTGCATGTGAATCAACAAGTGACTTCTGGGTTCCGATTTATGAGGCATTGATAGATCATTTGCCTGTTATAGTTGGAAATGCTCGAGATATGAAGGCATTTACACATAAAAAAACGGATAAAATAGATTCAGAAGTAATTGCACAACTTGCATTGAATAAAATGGTTCAACCATCAAGAGTTTTTCCGAAAAGGCATAGAGAATTCAGGTCATACGTTAGGCTCAGGTTAACTCTTGTAAGGAAAAGAACAGATATAAAAAATGAAGCTCATGCTATTCTTTCTTCTGAAATGTTGCATCTAGGTGATGTGCTTACTGACATTTTTGGAAAAAATGGCAGAGCAATTCTAGCAGGAATTTCTTCAGGCAAGAATGTTGATCAGATTATAGAATCGCTTTCTCCAAATGTAAGGAAAAAAGGTGTTCAGATAAGAGAAATTCTAGACAGGGAAATATCCCAGAGTGCCGCAATCAGGCTTCAAATATGCCTGGACCTTATAAAACATTTAGATGATGAAATTGAAGTTCTGGAAAGGGAAATTTTCAATTATGCTTATCAAAAGCATAAAAGGGAAATGGAAATTTTACTTTCAGTTCCAGGTATTGGAGAAATTGGGGCAGCAACTCTAATTGCTGAGATAGGAAATTTCAGCGATTTTTTATCGGGAGATAAACTTGCTTCATGGCTTGGTCTGGTTCCAAATGTCTATCAATCTGCGGATAAATACCATAACGGAAGAATCACTAAGAGAGGATCTAAAGTAGCAAGGTGGATTCTAACTCAGATTGCTCAGGCAGCAGCAAGAAAGAAGAACAGCAAGTTAAAAGAGTTTTTTAACAGGAAAAAGAAGACAATTGGACATGCAAAGGCAATTATTGCCCTGGCAAGGAAAATTGCAACGATAGTATGGCATCTGATAACAAAGGATGAGATGTACGAAGATGAAACAGGGTATGAAAAGGGGGAAGTTAAAAAGAGGAAGATTGTGGAGACCGAGATATTCTCGGTTGATGAACGGATAACAATAATTAGTGGAATAATTGCAATGATGGGAAAAAAGGATGGGGAGAGTACGTGA
- a CDS encoding flavin reductase family protein translates to MKLKPSKREQIFPLPVALISTVSKEGIRNAAPWSNVTPILRPLDEVVLASWLKRDTLANIRETGGFVINIPPVEMAEAVMICSRNYPPEVDEFEMAGLKSHPSEEILAPGIEGCLAWAECTLVEEILRENFSLIIGKVVNLEVDEKFFDEEGKMDFENAKPMSCMLGSKGLTFTCPRDSGKSADYSEMFLGGKEALSPRP, encoded by the coding sequence ATGAAATTAAAACCAAGCAAAAGAGAGCAAATCTTTCCCCTGCCTGTTGCCCTTATTTCCACGGTTTCCAAGGAAGGAATCCGAAACGCGGCTCCCTGGTCCAATGTAACTCCAATCCTCCGCCCCCTGGATGAAGTGGTGCTCGCTTCCTGGCTCAAGCGCGATACCCTCGCAAACATCCGGGAAACAGGAGGATTTGTCATCAATATACCTCCAGTTGAGATGGCAGAAGCAGTCATGATCTGTTCTCGAAATTATCCGCCGGAAGTAGATGAATTCGAAATGGCCGGGCTAAAATCCCATCCCTCGGAGGAAATTCTGGCTCCCGGTATTGAAGGATGCCTGGCCTGGGCCGAATGTACCCTTGTGGAGGAAATCCTGAGAGAAAATTTCTCCCTCATCATAGGAAAAGTTGTTAATTTAGAAGTAGATGAGAAATTCTTTGATGAGGAAGGCAAAATGGATTTCGAAAACGCAAAACCAATGTCCTGCATGCTGGGATCAAAAGGCCTTACCTTTACCTGCCCCAGAGACAGTGGAAAATCAGCAGACTATTCCGAAATGTTTTTGGGAGGAAAAGAGGCTTTAAGCCCAAGACCCTGA
- a CDS encoding TIGR04083 family peptide-modifying radical SAM enzyme produces the protein MPFHVMLIPTLGCPSNCNYCWSSEEKSPIMSIETIKEVVEWLKVFRQDPVTFTFHGGEPLLAGADFYREALPLLAEGLSPRNIAFAIQTNLWKLTPEIAEIFARYNVPIGSSLDGPRELNDLQRGKGYYEKTMKGYEIAKDHGLTVRFITTFTSHSVKFREDIFNFYLEKGLTLKLHPCLPSLKGDNPEKWALDPEKYGELLIYLLDKYLENLGKIEVMNIDQLCKCVFTGRGTVCTYVDCMGDTFAVGPDGGIYPCYRFVGMPEYVMGNVYDRPTIADLAQSEAWKLMHKYKEFVDSACSKCSHIKYCRGGCPYNALVPTDGEIKAVDPHCVAYKMIFDEITDRVNQEMFGSAGGMDMFLPQTMKPSRPGIMSLMLKKI, from the coding sequence ATGCCTTTTCATGTGATGCTGATCCCTACCCTGGGCTGTCCTTCCAACTGTAATTATTGCTGGAGTTCTGAGGAAAAGTCCCCGATAATGAGCATTGAGACCATTAAAGAAGTGGTAGAATGGCTTAAAGTTTTCAGGCAGGACCCTGTTACCTTTACCTTCCACGGGGGAGAACCTCTCCTTGCGGGGGCTGATTTTTACCGGGAGGCCTTACCTTTGCTGGCCGAGGGTCTGAGCCCCAGGAATATCGCTTTTGCTATACAGACAAACCTCTGGAAACTTACTCCGGAAATAGCCGAAATTTTTGCCAGGTATAATGTCCCCATTGGTTCCAGTCTGGACGGCCCCCGGGAACTTAACGACCTGCAGAGGGGAAAGGGCTACTACGAAAAAACCATGAAAGGCTATGAGATTGCGAAGGACCATGGACTTACTGTGAGATTTATCACTACTTTTACCTCCCACTCGGTAAAGTTCAGGGAGGATATTTTCAACTTCTACCTGGAAAAAGGTTTAACTCTTAAGCTGCATCCCTGCCTGCCTTCTTTGAAAGGAGACAACCCGGAAAAATGGGCACTTGACCCTGAAAAATACGGAGAACTCTTAATTTATCTTCTGGACAAGTACCTTGAAAACCTGGGCAAAATCGAGGTTATGAATATTGACCAACTGTGCAAATGCGTGTTCACAGGCAGAGGCACTGTCTGTACCTATGTAGACTGCATGGGAGATACTTTTGCAGTTGGCCCTGACGGAGGCATATATCCCTGTTACCGCTTCGTAGGCATGCCCGAATATGTCATGGGAAACGTTTATGACCGCCCTACCATTGCAGACCTTGCCCAATCAGAAGCCTGGAAGCTTATGCATAAATACAAGGAGTTTGTGGACTCTGCATGCAGCAAATGCTCTCATATCAAATACTGCAGGGGTGGATGCCCTTACAATGCCTTAGTTCCCACCGACGGGGAAATAAAAGCTGTCGATCCTCACTGTGTTGCCTATAAGATGATATTCGATGAAATTACAGATCGGGTAAACCAGGAAATGTTCGGATCTGCTGGTGGTATGGATATGTTTTTGCCTCAGACAATGAAGCCTTCCAGACCGGGTATAATGTCTCTGATGCTCAAGAAAATTTGA
- the uvrB gene encoding excinuclease ABC subunit UvrB yields MKVSSQTSGESSKKKFELLHDARYWDSPQFKLVSGFEPKGSQPQAIEKLVEGLRKGEQFQTLLGVTGSGKTYTVANVINQVRKPTLVIAHNKTLAAQLYNEFREFFPENRVEYFVSYYDYYQPESYLPAKDQYIEKDAQINPKIEQMRLAATASLMSRQDVIVVASVSCIYGLGNPENFQKMGFELKVGDKVQRKEILEKLIDIQFERNDMELMPGRFRVKGDTIDIIPGYFDDIIRVELFGDEVDRISEVDKQTGQRKEDMDYFFIYPARHYVIPEEEQKSAIRSILEELEEHLPTLGLLESHRLKQRTLYDMEMIEETGNCKGIENYSRHFDHRQPGEQPFCLLDYFPDDFLLVIDESHQTIPQLHGMYNGDRSRKKSLIDYGFRLPSAYDNRPLKFEEFEIYMKNVIFVSATPSDYEREHSARIVEQIIRPTGLVDPEVEIRPLEGQVKDVMQEIRKIVERGDRALVTTLTKKLAEELTEFLARNEIKARYLHSDIKTIERTEIIRELRLGKFDVLVGINLLREGLDIPEVGFIGILDADKEGFLRDSKSLIQIIGRAARNSSSKVVLYADNRTDSIKKAVNETERRRSMQISYNEEHGIIPKTIRKPIREKVVDITDTKHIPKTDIPNVIIELDAEMREAADRLDFERAIQLRELIKNLEKEIKAV; encoded by the coding sequence ATGAAAGTTTCCAGCCAGACATCCGGGGAGTCATCCAAAAAAAAGTTCGAACTACTGCACGATGCGCGGTACTGGGACAGCCCGCAGTTTAAACTGGTCTCCGGGTTTGAACCTAAAGGGTCCCAGCCCCAGGCGATCGAAAAACTTGTGGAAGGGCTGAGGAAAGGAGAGCAGTTCCAGACCCTGCTCGGGGTGACCGGATCCGGAAAGACCTACACGGTTGCAAATGTTATAAACCAGGTTCGAAAACCGACTCTTGTTATTGCCCACAACAAGACCCTGGCTGCCCAGCTTTATAACGAGTTCAGGGAGTTCTTCCCTGAAAACAGGGTTGAGTACTTTGTTTCATACTACGACTATTACCAGCCTGAATCCTATCTCCCTGCTAAGGACCAGTACATTGAAAAAGATGCCCAGATAAACCCGAAGATCGAACAGATGCGCCTTGCAGCCACAGCCTCCCTGATGTCGCGCCAGGACGTTATTGTGGTGGCTTCGGTGTCCTGCATCTACGGGCTTGGCAACCCTGAGAATTTCCAGAAGATGGGGTTTGAACTGAAGGTCGGAGATAAGGTCCAGAGAAAAGAAATCCTCGAGAAACTTATCGACATCCAGTTTGAAAGAAACGACATGGAACTCATGCCCGGACGTTTTCGCGTAAAAGGAGATACCATTGATATTATTCCCGGTTACTTCGATGACATCATCCGGGTCGAACTCTTCGGGGACGAGGTGGACCGGATTTCCGAAGTGGACAAGCAGACAGGCCAGCGAAAAGAAGACATGGACTACTTCTTCATCTACCCTGCGCGGCACTATGTTATTCCGGAAGAGGAGCAGAAAAGTGCAATCCGGTCCATTCTTGAAGAGCTTGAAGAACACCTCCCCACCCTCGGGCTGCTCGAATCCCACCGGCTAAAACAACGCACGCTCTACGACATGGAGATGATTGAGGAAACCGGCAACTGTAAGGGCATTGAGAATTACTCAAGGCACTTTGACCACAGGCAGCCCGGAGAGCAGCCTTTCTGTTTGCTTGACTATTTCCCTGACGATTTCCTCCTGGTCATTGACGAAAGCCACCAGACAATCCCTCAGCTTCACGGGATGTACAATGGGGACCGTTCTCGGAAAAAGAGCCTTATCGATTATGGTTTCAGGCTCCCCAGTGCCTATGACAACAGACCCCTGAAATTTGAAGAATTTGAAATATATATGAAAAACGTGATCTTCGTCTCGGCAACCCCTTCGGACTACGAACGGGAGCATTCTGCCAGGATTGTGGAACAGATCATCCGTCCGACAGGGCTCGTTGACCCTGAGGTTGAGATACGTCCCCTTGAAGGCCAGGTAAAGGATGTTATGCAGGAGATCCGGAAAATAGTGGAGAGGGGAGACCGCGCTCTTGTGACCACCCTTACCAAGAAGCTCGCAGAAGAACTGACCGAGTTCCTTGCCCGAAATGAGATTAAGGCCCGCTACCTGCACTCCGATATCAAGACCATAGAAAGGACGGAAATCATCCGCGAACTGCGCCTTGGCAAGTTCGACGTCCTTGTCGGGATCAACCTGCTCAGGGAAGGGCTTGATATTCCCGAAGTAGGTTTTATCGGAATCCTTGATGCGGATAAGGAAGGCTTTCTCCGGGACTCAAAGAGTCTTATCCAGATCATAGGCCGCGCAGCCCGGAACTCCAGTTCGAAGGTCGTCCTCTACGCCGACAACAGGACAGATTCCATCAAAAAAGCAGTAAATGAGACCGAACGCCGCCGTTCCATGCAGATCTCCTACAATGAAGAACACGGCATAATCCCGAAAACCATCCGGAAACCCATCAGGGAAAAGGTCGTGGATATTACCGACACAAAACACATCCCGAAGACCGATATCCCTAATGTAATTATCGAACTGGACGCCGAGATGAGGGAGGCTGCCGACAGGCTGGACTTCGAGCGCGCAATCCAGCTAAGGGAGCTCATAAAGAACCTGGAAAAAGAGATAAAAGCGGTGTGA
- a CDS encoding DUF5683 domain-containing protein, translating into MSQPNKSPGFAAVLSFFIPGLGQIYNGQIMKGIIFIILASIFGFLTVVLIGYILYPLFWIYNLYDAYNTAREINERYGGYY; encoded by the coding sequence ATGTCTCAACCAAATAAAAGCCCGGGCTTCGCTGCAGTACTTTCTTTCTTTATCCCGGGACTCGGGCAGATCTATAACGGGCAAATAATGAAGGGAATTATTTTTATTATCCTCGCCTCGATTTTCGGATTCCTGACAGTAGTTTTAATCGGTTACATCCTTTATCCGCTGTTCTGGATATACAATCTCTATGATGCCTACAATACTGCCAGGGAAATCAATGAGAGGTACGGCGGATATTATTGA
- a CDS encoding PEF-CTERM sorting domain-containing protein — MKLKYIIGVLALLLLMVGTASAETFYLTNTSENVDGISIKVTCNGTHIIITDESTVVNGEKADIKGIRLYLRNEYVKSVADPDHSDNVWTHTSDYKSNFAGFGEFFTLCDKSTDKTKSRGPIVIELNQSLAQLPENALKNSIVVHLGFGTDILDVSGKNQDSSWVTGGAHIPEFPTIALPVAAILGIMFIFSRRNQK; from the coding sequence GTGAAGTTAAAATATATTATTGGAGTTCTTGCACTTTTGTTGCTTATGGTTGGCACTGCAAGTGCGGAAACTTTTTATTTAACGAATACAAGCGAAAACGTTGATGGCATAAGTATTAAGGTGACATGCAATGGGACGCACATAATTATCACGGACGAAAGTACGGTTGTAAATGGTGAAAAGGCTGATATAAAAGGCATCAGGCTTTATCTTCGAAATGAGTATGTAAAAAGTGTCGCCGATCCTGATCATAGTGATAATGTATGGACACATACATCTGATTACAAAAGTAACTTTGCCGGGTTTGGCGAGTTCTTTACCCTCTGTGATAAATCTACCGATAAAACAAAATCACGAGGGCCGATTGTAATTGAGCTAAATCAGTCACTTGCTCAGCTTCCGGAAAATGCTCTAAAAAACAGTATTGTTGTACATCTTGGATTTGGTACTGATATATTGGATGTTTCAGGAAAAAATCAAGACAGCAGTTGGGTTACAGGGGGCGCCCATATTCCCGAATTCCCCACAATAGCCCTGCCCGTTGCGGCAATACTGGGAATAATGTTTATTTTCAGCCGCAGAAATCAAAAATAA
- a CDS encoding ISH3 family transposase — MSLLSYKPGNNPKLELKAKECIDAVLRSLTDHVTIKINGSLTSEDVFRTVVSMSVNRNSVHSVATQYQNVACETSLRCHLKKLNMEELIKSNEKILLQELIKTLKTGKSYKFAVDYTNDPYYGKKDPSNEKYVICGQAKKSTNSFYSYVSLYIINKNERFTISVLPVEKDKTKVEYLSHFISLIKKLNFNIKILCLDREFYSIDVFKFLQSNQVPHIVPVVKKGKRMKQILKGNKARSEQYVMKNSKKKILLDIIIDVKYLKGKRDKKGCENLGFVVFGIKWSPRKVSTVYRRRFAIESSYRMRNVVKPKTSSKNAIIRYFYALISFLLKNIWLYLQKKHFTIVKRGPQVIDEDKFRFEMFILLIEEWLRRKLKVRLVVECLR; from the coding sequence ATGTCTCTTTTATCATATAAGCCCGGAAATAATCCTAAACTTGAATTAAAGGCAAAAGAATGTATTGATGCCGTATTAAGGTCTCTCACTGATCATGTGACCATCAAGATCAATGGTTCTCTTACAAGTGAAGACGTTTTTCGTACCGTTGTGAGTATGTCAGTCAACAGGAATTCTGTTCATTCTGTTGCAACACAGTATCAGAATGTTGCTTGCGAAACATCTCTACGATGCCATCTTAAAAAACTAAACATGGAAGAACTGATCAAATCGAATGAAAAGATTCTCCTTCAAGAACTCATAAAAACCCTGAAAACAGGCAAAAGTTATAAATTCGCTGTTGATTATACCAATGATCCTTATTACGGAAAAAAAGATCCATCTAATGAAAAATATGTAATATGTGGGCAGGCTAAAAAGTCAACAAACTCCTTTTACTCATATGTCTCTCTTTATATCATTAACAAGAATGAGAGGTTTACCATATCTGTTCTTCCTGTCGAAAAGGATAAAACAAAAGTTGAATACCTCTCCCATTTTATCAGCCTCATCAAAAAACTGAACTTTAACATTAAAATTCTCTGCCTGGATAGAGAGTTTTATTCTATTGACGTGTTTAAATTTTTGCAAAGTAACCAGGTTCCACATATAGTTCCAGTTGTCAAGAAAGGAAAACGGATGAAACAGATCCTGAAAGGGAATAAGGCACGTAGCGAACAATATGTCATGAAAAACTCTAAGAAAAAGATTCTTCTAGACATTATTATTGATGTCAAGTATCTGAAAGGGAAAAGAGATAAAAAAGGATGTGAAAACCTTGGTTTTGTCGTTTTTGGAATCAAATGGTCTCCAAGAAAGGTCAGTACGGTTTACAGAAGAAGATTTGCTATTGAATCTTCATACAGGATGAGGAATGTGGTCAAACCAAAGACCTCATCTAAAAACGCAATTATCAGGTACTTTTATGCACTGATATCTTTCCTGTTAAAAAACATATGGTTATACCTTCAGAAAAAACATTTTACGATTGTTAAAAGAGGTCCTCAGGTAATAGATGAAGATAAGTTCAGATTTGAAATGTTTATACTACTCATTGAAGAATGGCTGAGACGAAAGTTGAAGGTTAGATTAGTAGTGGAGTGCCTGAGGTAA